A window of Mus musculus strain C57BL/6J chromosome 3, GRCm38.p6 C57BL/6J genomic DNA:
TTTTCTgtgtaccctggctgtcctggaactcactctatagaccaggctggccttgaactcagagatctgccaatgagtgctgggattaaaagtgtgccgcTGCCACCCAACCTCTGAGAATGCTTTTTAGTAGAAAATAAATACTGCAGGAATAGAAAGTAGGATCTCACCTAATTTTTTGAGCGATGAAATAAACAGCCAGCAGAAGGCAAAGACATCCAGCCAAGATTCCCACACCTAGACCCAGCATCTCTCCTGGGGGAAATAAGGATGTCAGCTCAGCCTAACAGGTCCTGATCCATCTTTGCTGGGGCCCGCCTCGTGCTGCCACATAGGACCCTCTTACCTGTGGTATACAGTGGTCCTGCTGCAGAGGAAGGGAACTTGGGTTAGAGGAGTTTCAGAACATTTCCCCCACTTGGGAGCACTGCTTCCACACCTGAGAATTGACCTGGGCGTCCTTTCCTGGGGATGATTCCCGGTCCAGAGGTGTACTGGGAGCCCTTCCCCTCAGCCTTTTCCTTCCCAGGGGTTCACTATTTCACGCCTTTGAgccccccagttccccatctctTCTGAGCCCTGCAAGTCACCTTGGATGAAAGAAGCAAAGATGGTCCTCTGGTTGAGAGGCTGGGGGACTCTGTAGTTCTGTACAAGGGGCTCAGAGGGGTCCTCTTCTGTAGAGGACAATGTCTCCTGGAGCTTCTCTAACTGGGGAGCAGACATGGAGAAATCACCCCAAGACGTTGGAAAGGGTCTGAGGTTCAAGCAGTATTCCCTCTCCACTACTCACACACCTGTCCCATTGAAATCTGGGCCCTTCTGTTGAAGACTGTCCAGAGCACACTCTGGTAGCAGGGGGGAGTTGTGAGTGAGCCGTTGTAGCGGAAGAATTGCTCCAGCTGTTGGGGGAACAGCTCTCTCACGCTGAAGGGAGGCACAGAGGTCTTCTGATCTGGGGAGGACGGAGCGAGGGTCAGGCTTCCTGGACAGGATTCCTCTGAGCAGAATTCACTGCTTTCTCCCCGCCCTCTCCCAAGCCTCTCAGGTCAGGGCTTGAACGTTTCCTTGCAGTTGAATTCTTACTGTAGGTTTTTAGGGCTCACCTTTGTATCTTATTTCATGTAGACGACTCAGAATGTGATCATAAGCTGGATTCTCAGTCTCGCCCACCTGCAAAGGCAATGTGCCAATAGACACACACGTTTGGAGTGAGTGCTGGGGTACACTTCCGAGAGGCCTGAGGATTAGAATAAAGGATCAGAGAGAGACCTGAGAGGGGCTGGGGGATGCTGACCTCAATGAGGATGCCTAGGACAGCCAGGCCCTGTGGCTTCTGAGCTGCCTCACTCAAGCTGCTGTAGGACTGGGAGTCATAGTGAACCACGTGGAGCTGCAGGGGGACAGAAGGAAACAAAGTTACCTGATGTTTCTTAATCCCTCTAAGGCTTTGATTTCAGTCACCCCCGCAATTACCCAACCTGAGTGTCTACCCCCAAAGCTTTGTCTTAGCTCTTCAATAGGGTTTTTCAAGGGCCCAGGTCCATCCTCTGAGCTCCACTGGACCGAACCCTGCATCATCTGTGTCCTAGCCCGAGTTCCCCGGTACCTCCGCAGCCGTGGCTTCACTGTTGATCTGGTGCTCTGATCCCTCGAGGGATCCTCTCTGACCCCAGTGCAGGTGGAGCTGGGCTGCTGTGTATTTTCGGGGCAGTCCACCCAGGtgcagggttgggggcagggaaaGCTGCACTGTGGGGAAAGAGCAGGCTAGGATGGACAGTTCCCGCCCCAGCTTGCCACCACTTGGGACATAgggttctcctcttccttcttccccccagAATTGCCTGGTTCTCTCTAGCAAAGGAACCTCTCTGCTAATGATTAAGTCAGTGCTATGACACTGCTTGTACACTGAGCTTGATCATGGACGTCTGATCCCACCTTAGCTGCAGGAGCCTGAACCTCAatgttttatggtttttgtttttttggttttttttgagacagggatcctctGTACACagactgtagccctggctgtcctggaattcactctgtagaccaggtagcctcaaactcagaaatccacctgcctctgccttttgagtgtgCCACCTTGGCCCAGCTCTGAACCTCATTCTAACGTCCACATTCATTaatgtgttatatattataaattgttCAGACGTTATAAGTTAGAACTCTGTTTCccctggcttttttgttttttgggttttttgttgttgtttgtttgtttgtttttcaatatagggtttttctttctttccttggctttcctggaagtcactttgtagatcaggctggccttgaactcagatatctgcctgcttctgcctctcaagtgttgggactaaggcatgtaccaccaggcTTCTCCTGGCTCTTGAAGATCTAAACTGAAAACTGCAGTTATTTGAAGCTGGCTCTTTTACCTGTATGGCCATTATTGTGTAGATCCAAAGGCTCAGTCCCAAGCTGGTCATATCCATGGGGCTGTACAGCAGGCAGATCGGGGTCAAATATCACACTGTCTGTCTGGATATTGATGGGGGACTGGGCATCGCCTCCACACTCAGGATAAGAGGTTGGCCAATGGTCCTGACCGTGTGGGCCTGGTGGAGGGGTAAGTTACTATAGACATTTGTCCAGTCCTACAGCCCCAACCACCCTTTAGTAGCCCTGGACCCCATGTTATAGTGGAAGTACCACGCAGTTGGGTGgggctgggtgaggtgggagtccACACGGGGTGACTGTCCACTACTCTAGTAAGTGGGAGAGTGGTGGCTTTCACTCACCTGTAGTTTCAGAACAATGAAGCTGAATgaggggaagaggaaatagaTAGAAAGCCTGAATTCTTGCAGAAGTAGAATCAGAGAGGACAAACAGCCTAAACAGATGGAATATCTTTGGGGTACCCTATCAAGTAGACTTGAGGTTCAGCTATCCTTTCTGTCATTCACGTTCTCCTCTCACACTGGACCTTGCTTTGACTCCAGATAGGTCATTAATTAGAAGTTCAGAGGGATTGAGTTCCACTGTCCCTAGAGTCACAGTATCCTGCCAGCCTTTTCCTCCTGACCTCAGGCTCTGTCCAGTTTCAGAGGCAGGTTGGGGGTAGGACTATTTAGGAGAAAGAGAGCCAGAAGGATGGCAGCCAGCTCGCTCATTGTGCCTCTCCCCGCccagttttcttcatttccacaGGGATTTACAGAGGACGCATTGGCTTTTTTGCTGAATCAGGAGATGTGGGATTTAATGATTACAGCAGGGTCTAGCAGCCACTTGTGTAAGCCCCAGGgtctgtgtgtgtagggagaAAAAGAGGAGCTAGTGGGTGAAGCTCAGGAAAAGCTCTTTCCCTCCCCCAGGACAAGTCTTCATGCCAGGTGCGGAGGTCCTGGGGTGAAAGGAGTGCCAATCCATGTGCAGTTCCAATCTCACCTTCATATGTCCAGTGGTGACCTGTAAGAGAGGGATTTGGGCTGTGGCCAGTGCAGCCTGGAGCAATGTCCTGGCCTCTGCTCTCCCTCCGGCCGCCAGCGCCTCCTCCTTTTCTGCTCTCTCTTACCCACCTCCACTCCAGAGCTTCCCAAGTGAAGTATTGAAACTGGATACCTTTGTGAAAAGGTCGGGGGTCCTATTTAAAATAACTAGCCAGGCTGCAGTTGTGATTAAAGAGTAAAGAGGGAGGAGCAAGGAAAAGAGATAAAGCCAGGAGACTAAAATTAACCTGGATCCAAATGTGCAGGCAGCCCAGCCCTTACTTTTTCCCATCTGGAGCCAAGTCAGTGTAACACTTagaaggttggggtggggtaaGGCAAGGGTGTGAGCAGAGGGCTTGGAAGCATAgaatagaaggaggaggaagaggaggaggaggaggaggaggaggaggaggagggaaagtctCAGTGAATCCTGCTGAAGCCAGGAGGGCTTAGTCCTTAGCCTTGGTGTACTGCCGCTAGGACGAGGGCCCAGCACCTTCAGCAGGAGTTTTAGTTCTTTCTGCTCTCACTAGCTGTGGTCACTCGAATCATGAACATCTGCTCTTTCAGGCTCAAATGGCTCAAGAAAAGCAGGAGTCGGGGTAGGGCCTAGTCTATGTTGAGGGTGGTGGGTGGGCACAGGCAGCCAGGCTGGCAAAGACAGGATGAAAGTGTAGCATTGTGTGTAGAGAGGAGAGTTGCCAGCCGGGTCACATGCCAGGATCTCATGCAGTTCTATCTCTGGCCAAAACGCTAGGGGTCTGagagtcaccccccccccccccccacggctAACCTGCTTCAAGGAGAAAAGGAAGTCTTCTTGGAGATTGGCTTGTTCTATTTAACTCTAGAAACTGGGGGGAAATACcctgttccttttcctcttcattagtcttttaattattttgtttgagacatgatTTTACTCTGTAGTCCATACTGGCCCTGTATTCacagtgtgcttcaggctgacctcaaacttgtggcagtcctgtctcagcctcctgagagctgggattgcaagcgTGTGGTCCAATGCCCATCTTGCTTGTTATTCCTTTAACTGCTCACACCGCTCCATTCCTCAGCGGGGGCAACTCTGCGAGtagctcccccccacccctccttcaCTATCTCTTTAGGATACTCCAACAACTAGAGTTCTCTGGCTGTTGTGAAGGTGCCCTGCCCTTCCTGTGAAATGCTCTGAGCTGATTCTAATgcctcttttttcctctttccaaatTGTTTCTTCTCAGAAGAGATTTGTGACTCCTCATTTTCTTTTGGATCCCTTGGTCCCATCTTCCTCTCGCTTTCTAGataatccccccccccacctcgtCCTTCCAATAAACTTTAATCCCTCACCTACTATGTGCTGGATACAGAATGGGGCCTGAGAAGCACAAAAACAGGGTGTAGAAACCAGGCAtggggaggcagagccaagcAGGTCTAacctcagctacagagtgagtttgagataGGTCTGGCCacgtgaaaccttgtctcaaaaaaaaaagtaaataaaaataagcaataacaacaaaaaaagttgtGGGAATCCTTCAGGCGTTCCAGAAACAACTTAGCTTGTTTTCTCCAAcgtctccccacctctctcctaaTCCTGAAAGCCCTTTGTACACTATAAAGAGCTGAGCAAACGTTTAGTCGTGTTCCTTTCAGGGAAATGGACCAGCTGCCCCTGCCCCTTGGCAGGTAATGGAGTTATCCTTTGATCAGCAGAGGGTCGGGGTCTGAGTCGGGCAGGACTGCAGCACGTGTCCCTTCTCACCCCTGCTCTCCCTAACCAGCAGAGTGCGTAAACAAAGACGGGCAGGAGGGCTGCCCGGGACTAGGGCAGTGGGGAAAGAGTGGACTGGAGAACTGTAGCTGGCCGAGTGTCCTACACTCCTGAGCATTCACACACTGGCCTCTGGCTAGCTCTCCCTGTCGCAGAGATAGCAGTAATCGCTGggttagaga
This region includes:
- the Car14 gene encoding carbonic anhydrase 14 isoform 4 precursor (isoform 4 precursor is encoded by transcript variant 4), which translates into the protein MLFFALLLKVTWILAADGGHHWTYEGEIGTAHGLALLSPQDLRTWHEDLSWGRERAFPELHPLAPLFLPTHTDPGAYTSGC
- the Car14 gene encoding carbonic anhydrase 14 isoform X2; translated protein: MGVTTGHMKLHCSETTGPHGQDHWPTSYPECGGDAQSPINIQTDSVIFDPDLPAVQPHGYDQLGTEPLDLHNNGHTVQLSLPPTLHLGGLPRKYTAAQLHLHWGQRGSLEGSEHQINSEATAAELHVVHYDSQSYSSLSEAAQKPQGLAVLGILIEVGETENPAYDHILSRLHEIRYKDQKTSVPPFSVRELFPQQLEQFFRYNGSLTTPPCYQSVLWTVFNRRAQISMGQLEKLQETLSSTEEDPSEPLVQNYRVPQPLNQRTIFASFIQAGPLYTTGEMLGLGVGILAGCLCLLLAVYFIAQKIRRLVTPMNHCSPFQEEAAGKQEKCGFHLCSGYHRGVNSVSRCCRCLPLLLPGSLSEGCRHWTTSCRQARVLLGNPLYTPGTPALQEGLSLWPSKLWMRRFPVLMLGWKKLRINCHLSPHTAMFSPLDIRCSFFFSSRKKGLLLGF
- the Car14 gene encoding carbonic anhydrase 14 isoform 3 (isoform 3 is encoded by transcript variant 3), with the translated sequence MGVTTGHMKLHCSETTGPHGQDHWPTSYPECGGDAQSPINIQTDSVIFDPDLPAVQPHGYDQLGTEPLDLHNNGHTVQLSLPPTLHLGGLPRKYTAAQLHLHWGQRGSLEGSEHQINSEATAAELHVVHYDSQSYSSLSEAAQKPQGLAVLGILIEVGETENPAYDHILSRLHEIRYKDQKTSVPPFSVRELFPQQLEQFFRYNGSLTTPPCYQSVLWTVFNRRAQISMGQLEKLQETLSSTEEDPSEPLVQNYRVPQPLNQRTIFASFIQAGPLYTTGEMLGLGVGILAGCLCLLLAVYFIAQKIRKKRLGNRKSVVFTSARATTEA
- the Car14 gene encoding carbonic anhydrase 14 isoform 2 precursor (isoform 2 precursor is encoded by transcript variant 2), translating into MLFFALLLKVTWILAADGGHHWTYEGPHGQDHWPTSYPECGGDAQSPINIQTDSVIFDPDLPAVQPHGYDQLGTEPLDLHNNGHTVQLSLPPTLHLGGLPRKYTAAQLHLHWGQRGSLEGSEHQINSEATAAELHVVHYDSQSYSSLSEAAQKPQGLAVLGILIEVGETENPAYDHILSRLHEIRYKDQKTSVPPFSVRELFPQQLEQFFRYNGSLTTPPCYQSVLWTVFNRRAQISMGQLEKLQETLSSTEEDPSEPLVQNYRVPQPLNQRTIFASFIQGPLYTTGEMLGLGVGILAGCLCLLLAVYFIAQKIRKKRLGNRKSVVFTSARATTEA
- the Car14 gene encoding carbonic anhydrase 14 isoform 1 precursor (isoform 1 precursor is encoded by transcript variant 1) gives rise to the protein MLFFALLLKVTWILAADGGHHWTYEGPHGQDHWPTSYPECGGDAQSPINIQTDSVIFDPDLPAVQPHGYDQLGTEPLDLHNNGHTVQLSLPPTLHLGGLPRKYTAAQLHLHWGQRGSLEGSEHQINSEATAAELHVVHYDSQSYSSLSEAAQKPQGLAVLGILIEVGETENPAYDHILSRLHEIRYKDQKTSVPPFSVRELFPQQLEQFFRYNGSLTTPPCYQSVLWTVFNRRAQISMGQLEKLQETLSSTEEDPSEPLVQNYRVPQPLNQRTIFASFIQAGPLYTTGEMLGLGVGILAGCLCLLLAVYFIAQKIRKKRLGNRKSVVFTSARATTEA
- the Car14 gene encoding carbonic anhydrase 14 isoform X1, with product MLFFALLLKVTWILAADGGHHWTYEGPHGQDHWPTSYPECGGDAQSPINIQTDSVIFDPDLPAVQPHGYDQLGTEPLDLHNNGHTVQLSLPPTLHLGGLPRKYTAAQLHLHWGQRGSLEGSEHQINSEATAAELHVVHYDSQSYSSLSEAAQKPQGLAVLGILIEVGETENPAYDHILSRLHEIRYKDQKTSVPPFSVRELFPQQLEQFFRYNGSLTTPPCYQSVLWTVFNRRAQISMGQLEKLQETLSSTEEDPSEPLVQNYRVPQPLNQRTIFASFIQAGPLYTTGEMLGLGVGILAGCLCLLLAVYFIAQKIRRLVTPMNHCSPFQEEAAGKQEKCGFHLCSGYHRGVNSVSRCCRCLPLLLPGSLSEGCRHWTTSCRQARVLLGNPLYTPGTPALQEGLSLWPSKLWMRRFPVLMLGWKKLRINCHLSPHTAMFSPLDIRCSFFFSSRKKGLLLGF